One genomic region from Nostoc sphaeroides encodes:
- the ilvD gene encoding dihydroxy-acid dehydratase — protein sequence MSENLRSQIVTQGVQRSPNRAMLRAVGFKDEDFNKAIVGIANGYSTITPCNMGINQLAQRAEVAVKTAGAMPQMFGTITISDGISMGTEGMKYSLVSREVIADSIETACTGQSMDGVLAIGGCDKNMPGAMLAIARMNIPAIFVYGGTIKPGHYNGRDLTVVSSFEAVGQYSAGKIDEKELLEVESRACPGAGSCGGMFTANTMSSAFEALGMSLPYSSTMAAEDAEKADSTEKSAYALVEAIRKQILPRQIITRKSIENAISVIMAVGGSTNAVLHFLAIARAADVELTIDDFETIRARVPVLCDLKPSGKYVATDLHKAGGIPQVMKMLLVHDLLHGDSLTITGQTIAEILADIPEEPSANQDVIRTWNNPMYPQGHLAILRGNLATEGAVAKITGVKKPVITGPARVFESEEASLAAILAGKIQAGDILVIRYEGPKGGPGMREMLAPTSAIIGAGLGDAVGLITDGRFSGGTYGMVVGHVAPEAAVGGAIALVEEGDSITIDAPARLLQLNISEEELARRRANWQPPAPRYTKGVLAKYAKLVSSSSIGAVTDLDLF from the coding sequence ATGTCGGAGAATTTAAGAAGCCAAATTGTGACGCAAGGGGTGCAGCGATCGCCTAATCGAGCTATGCTGCGGGCAGTTGGTTTTAAAGATGAAGATTTCAATAAAGCCATTGTGGGTATTGCCAACGGTTACAGCACGATCACTCCCTGTAATATGGGGATAAATCAACTGGCACAAAGGGCAGAAGTTGCCGTTAAAACCGCCGGAGCAATGCCACAAATGTTTGGCACAATTACCATCAGCGATGGGATTTCGATGGGAACTGAAGGGATGAAATATTCCCTAGTGTCGCGGGAAGTCATCGCCGATTCCATTGAAACCGCCTGTACTGGACAAAGTATGGATGGTGTGCTAGCAATTGGCGGTTGTGATAAAAATATGCCAGGGGCAATGCTGGCGATCGCCAGGATGAATATCCCTGCAATATTTGTTTACGGTGGCACTATTAAACCCGGTCACTACAACGGACGCGATTTAACCGTAGTCAGTTCTTTTGAAGCTGTTGGTCAATACAGTGCTGGAAAAATTGACGAAAAAGAATTATTAGAAGTCGAAAGTCGCGCTTGTCCTGGCGCTGGTTCCTGCGGGGGAATGTTCACAGCTAACACCATGTCTTCAGCATTTGAAGCGCTGGGAATGAGTTTGCCCTATTCTTCGACAATGGCAGCTGAAGATGCCGAAAAAGCCGACAGTACCGAAAAATCGGCTTATGCGTTAGTCGAAGCTATTCGGAAACAAATCTTACCCCGCCAAATTATCACCCGCAAATCTATAGAGAATGCCATTTCTGTAATTATGGCGGTGGGTGGTTCAACCAATGCAGTGTTGCATTTCTTAGCGATCGCCCGCGCTGCTGATGTAGAGTTAACCATAGACGACTTTGAAACCATCCGCGCCCGCGTTCCTGTTTTGTGTGATTTAAAACCAAGCGGTAAATATGTAGCTACAGATTTGCACAAAGCTGGTGGCATTCCCCAAGTCATGAAAATGCTACTTGTGCATGATTTACTACATGGTGATAGTCTCACCATCACTGGTCAAACGATCGCAGAGATATTAGCAGATATACCAGAAGAACCATCCGCCAATCAAGATGTGATTCGGACTTGGAACAACCCGATGTATCCTCAAGGACATTTAGCCATCCTCAGAGGTAATTTGGCAACAGAAGGGGCTGTCGCTAAAATTACTGGTGTTAAAAAACCAGTGATTACCGGCCCTGCACGGGTGTTTGAATCGGAAGAAGCTTCTTTAGCTGCAATTTTGGCGGGTAAGATTCAAGCTGGTGATATTCTAGTCATCCGCTACGAAGGGCCTAAGGGCGGGCCTGGGATGCGCGAAATGTTGGCTCCCACCTCAGCAATTATCGGTGCTGGTTTGGGTGATGCTGTAGGATTAATTACCGACGGACGTTTTTCTGGCGGTACTTACGGCATGGTGGTTGGCCATGTTGCACCAGAAGCAGCCGTTGGTGGTGCGATCGCTCTTGTAGAAGAAGGCGATAGTATTACTATTGATGCACCCGCTCGTTTGTTGCAGTTGAATATATCCGAAGAAGAATTAGCCCGTCGTCGTGCCAATTGGCAACCTCCGGCTCCGCGCTACACTAAAGGCGTGTTAGCGAAATATGCCAAATTGGTATCTTCTAGCAGTATTGGTGCTGTGACAGATTTAGATTTGTTTTAG
- a CDS encoding caspase, EACC1-associated type, whose translation MAKIALLIGVSEYDSGLDPLPATIKDVEAMQQVLEDPEIGDFNEVKILINPQQHEMGVAIQTLFDNRQRDDLLLLFFSGHGIKDESGKLHFAARNTHKNPQGKLFESTAVPASFVHKFMSDSRSRREVVILDCCFSGAFAEDMAAKDDGFVDVKNQLGGEGRAVLTSSTSTQFSFVQLGAETSTYTRYIVEGLETGAADRDEDGLISVDELHEYAAKKVQGSTPAMKPEIYAIKEGYKIKLAKAPIDEPKLKYGKDVEYWVRDGEISDIGRIALDRQQKILGLTPDEAAAKEAEVLKPYQDYKENLHKYEEALRKEIKHKFPSSDKTRADLKRLQQALGLRDEDIALIEAPIIAEQPLTTPLVVTNDDSDPQNSNVKYYIVACIIGVIGVFVGGTLVYFLLQKNLSPPNPTCAKKTYSLNDRISLGEEVLLRQDTNPAKEAGVKAFLEGECQTAIEKLNLYRKANLSDPEALIYLNNAKARQKEDKLKIAVSVPIGTNPNVAKEILRGVAQAQDEVNSSGGINGKALEVAIANDDNDPSEAVQLATRFGRDASILAVVGHNASNASLSAAPVYQRDGLVMITPTSYAPNLSNVGNYIFRTAPSVSSIADKVSDYAINTAGKTNFLFCVDPQSLDNLLFKDKFVKAIKAANGNINPTDCNISTSNFNSNAVISEAIRSGANGLVLAIYIERIKQGLAIAQANQGQLNIFGSPTLLTNEVLKEGKAINGIIIPVPWHPIAFSNHSFPKKAQTLWGGPVNWRTATTYDATTAIAKGLQQSNTREGLQKALHSPSFSIDGATGNIQFSQSGDRTNNSIFLVKVQQIPGTDKYEFVPIQP comes from the coding sequence ATGGCAAAAATAGCGCTGCTAATCGGAGTTAGCGAGTATGATTCTGGTCTTGACCCATTGCCAGCGACAATAAAAGATGTTGAGGCAATGCAGCAAGTTTTGGAAGATCCAGAAATTGGGGATTTTAACGAGGTAAAAATACTGATAAACCCTCAACAACATGAGATGGGGGTAGCCATCCAAACCTTATTTGATAATCGTCAAAGAGATGATCTTTTGCTGTTATTTTTCTCTGGACATGGCATTAAAGATGAGAGTGGTAAGCTTCACTTTGCAGCACGTAATACTCACAAAAATCCACAAGGTAAACTTTTTGAATCAACCGCAGTACCAGCTAGCTTTGTGCATAAGTTTATGAGTGATAGTCGCTCTAGACGCGAGGTAGTAATTCTTGATTGCTGTTTTAGTGGTGCCTTTGCCGAGGATATGGCAGCGAAAGATGACGGGTTTGTGGATGTCAAAAACCAATTGGGTGGAGAAGGGCGGGCTGTTCTGACATCTAGTACCTCAACCCAATTTTCTTTTGTACAGCTAGGAGCAGAAACTTCAACTTACACCCGTTATATAGTTGAAGGGCTAGAAACTGGTGCAGCAGACCGAGATGAAGATGGTTTGATTTCAGTTGATGAATTGCATGAGTATGCTGCCAAGAAGGTGCAAGGAAGCACTCCGGCGATGAAACCAGAAATATATGCTATTAAAGAAGGCTATAAAATTAAGCTTGCTAAAGCACCCATTGATGAGCCTAAACTCAAATATGGTAAAGATGTTGAATATTGGGTAAGAGATGGTGAAATTTCTGATATTGGTCGTATTGCTTTAGATAGGCAACAAAAAATATTAGGACTAACACCTGATGAAGCTGCTGCTAAAGAGGCTGAGGTTTTAAAACCTTATCAAGATTACAAAGAAAATTTACATAAATATGAAGAAGCGTTACGCAAGGAGATTAAACATAAGTTTCCTTCCAGCGATAAAACTCGCGCTGATTTAAAACGTCTTCAGCAAGCGTTAGGACTCAGAGATGAAGATATAGCCTTAATTGAAGCTCCGATCATTGCCGAACAGCCCTTGACTACACCTTTGGTAGTTACTAATGATGATTCGGATCCTCAAAATAGCAATGTTAAATACTATATAGTAGCTTGCATTATAGGGGTAATCGGAGTATTTGTTGGCGGTACTTTAGTATACTTTCTTCTCCAGAAAAATCTATCTCCACCTAACCCTACCTGTGCTAAAAAGACGTATAGTTTGAATGACAGAATTAGCTTGGGTGAAGAAGTTTTATTAAGACAAGATACAAACCCAGCTAAAGAAGCTGGAGTTAAAGCATTTTTAGAGGGGGAATGTCAAACTGCTATTGAGAAGTTAAATTTATATCGCAAAGCTAATCTTAGTGACCCAGAAGCATTGATTTATTTGAACAATGCTAAAGCTCGTCAGAAAGAAGATAAGCTCAAAATTGCTGTGAGCGTACCCATTGGTACAAATCCAAACGTAGCAAAAGAGATCCTACGCGGTGTGGCTCAAGCTCAAGATGAAGTAAATAGCAGTGGTGGTATTAATGGCAAAGCTTTAGAGGTAGCGATCGCTAATGATGATAATGATCCAAGTGAAGCTGTACAGCTTGCCACTCGCTTTGGCAGAGATGCCAGCATCTTAGCTGTTGTGGGACATAATGCTAGTAATGCTTCCCTTTCCGCAGCCCCAGTGTATCAAAGAGACGGGTTAGTGATGATAACTCCCACTAGTTATGCCCCAAATCTCTCTAATGTTGGCAACTATATTTTCCGTACTGCTCCTAGTGTTAGCTCCATAGCAGATAAAGTTTCGGATTATGCCATCAATACAGCAGGCAAAACTAATTTTCTTTTCTGTGTTGATCCGCAATCATTAGATAATCTGTTGTTTAAGGATAAGTTTGTCAAAGCGATAAAGGCTGCTAATGGTAATATCAATCCCACAGATTGCAATATTTCTACCAGCAATTTTAACTCTAATGCAGTCATTTCTGAAGCTATCCGCAGTGGCGCTAATGGCTTAGTATTAGCTATCTACATAGAAAGAATAAAGCAAGGTCTAGCGATAGCACAAGCTAATCAAGGGCAGTTGAACATATTTGGTAGTCCCACACTGCTTACGAACGAAGTATTAAAGGAAGGGAAAGCTATTAATGGCATAATAATCCCTGTACCTTGGCATCCTATAGCATTTTCTAATCATTCCTTTCCAAAAAAAGCGCAGACGCTTTGGGGCGGGCCTGTAAATTGGCGAACAGCGACCACTTATGATGCAACTACAGCGATCGCTAAAGGTTTGCAGCAAAGTAACACCCGTGAAGGACTGCAAAAAGCGCTGCACAGTCCGAGTTTTTCAATTGATGGTGCAACGGGAAATATTCAGTTTTCACAGTCAGGCGATCGCACCAATAATTCCATCTTCTTAGTCAAAGTTCAACAAATACCTGGTACTGATAAATATGAATTTGTACCGATTCAACCTTAA
- a CDS encoding type II toxin-antitoxin system HicB family antitoxin, with protein sequence MKRQVIIYPGKDGYWVAECPSLPACISQGKTKTETIGNIKEAVKLYIEVLKEEGRLILIDLL encoded by the coding sequence ATGAAGAGACAAGTTATTATCTATCCAGGAAAAGATGGTTATTGGGTAGCTGAATGTCCTAGCTTACCTGCTTGTATCAGTCAAGGAAAAACGAAAACAGAAACTATTGGCAATATTAAGGAAGCTGTTAAATTATATATTGAAGTATTAAAAGAAGAAGGTCGGCTGATTCTAATCGACTTATTGTAA
- a CDS encoding Uma2 family endonuclease gives MLLKLQQIIVKPGQQMLLQDISWQQLENILEEMGERRAARISYSHGWLEIMVPLPEHEKDKEYIGELVRVLLDKLQIDFEPFGSTTLKNERSQQAVEPDTSFYIQNQAAVIGKNRIDLNIDPPPDLAIEIDITSRTRFENYQILGVPELWRHTQQGLEIFLLKEGKYIKSESSPNFPNIPIVELVNEYVQQCLTIGRSQAMRNFRDWVKNNL, from the coding sequence ATGCTTTTAAAACTCCAACAAATTATTGTAAAACCTGGTCAACAAATGTTACTCCAAGATATTAGTTGGCAGCAGTTAGAAAATATTTTAGAAGAGATGGGAGAAAGGCGTGCTGCACGTATTTCTTATAGTCATGGCTGGTTAGAAATTATGGTTCCTCTACCAGAACACGAAAAAGATAAAGAATATATTGGTGAGTTAGTAAGAGTTTTATTAGACAAACTTCAAATTGATTTTGAGCCTTTTGGTTCCACAACTCTTAAAAATGAGCGATCGCAGCAAGCAGTAGAACCAGATACAAGTTTTTATATTCAAAATCAAGCTGCTGTAATTGGAAAAAATCGTATAGATTTAAATATAGATCCACCACCAGATTTAGCTATCGAAATTGATATTACTTCTCGGACTCGATTTGAGAATTATCAAATTTTGGGAGTTCCTGAACTTTGGCGACATACACAACAAGGTTTAGAAATTTTCTTGCTAAAAGAAGGGAAATATATAAAATCTGAATCTAGTCCTAATTTCCCTAATATCCCAATTGTTGAATTAGTTAATGAATATGTTCAGCAGTGTTTAACAATTGGGAGAAGTCAAGCTATGCGTAATTTTCGAGATTGGGTCAAAAATAATTTATAA
- a CDS encoding Uma2 family endonuclease, which translates to MTTETNPAAIVDWEPPTPPTDLIFDDGEPLESNRHRIAMNVLIRSLQQAWADRNDFFTGGSMFIYYSSAQVRNQDFRGPDFFAVLNVDGTNSRQGWVVWEENGRYPDVIVELMSPSTANIDKTVKKDLYEQTFHTSDYFVYDPFDPNSLQGWHLDHDQQYQSLTPNERGWLWCQKLSLWLGTYEGTIDRETAVWLRFYDVAGSLVLLPDEAAAAQAQAAVAEAEAAAAVREEAAAAQVARLAARLRELGENPDLL; encoded by the coding sequence ATGACTACTGAGACAAATCCAGCAGCCATTGTGGACTGGGAACCCCCCACCCCACCTACAGATTTAATTTTTGATGATGGTGAACCCTTGGAATCAAATCGCCACCGCATTGCTATGAATGTCCTGATTCGGTCATTGCAACAAGCTTGGGCTGACCGGAATGATTTTTTTACTGGTGGCAGTATGTTTATTTATTACAGCAGCGCCCAAGTACGTAACCAGGATTTCCGTGGCCCCGATTTCTTTGCTGTCTTGAATGTGGACGGGACTAATTCTCGTCAAGGTTGGGTAGTGTGGGAAGAAAACGGTCGTTATCCTGATGTGATTGTAGAATTAATGTCACCATCTACAGCCAACATAGATAAGACTGTTAAGAAAGACCTTTACGAACAAACTTTTCATACTTCAGATTATTTTGTCTATGACCCCTTTGATCCTAATTCTTTGCAGGGGTGGCATTTAGATCATGATCAGCAATATCAATCTTTGACACCAAATGAGCGTGGTTGGCTATGGTGTCAAAAGTTAAGTTTATGGTTGGGAACCTATGAAGGAACAATAGACAGAGAAACGGCGGTATGGTTGCGGTTTTATGATGTAGCTGGGAGTTTGGTTTTGTTACCAGACGAAGCTGCTGCGGCACAAGCACAAGCCGCAGTTGCAGAAGCAGAAGCGGCTGCTGCTGTACGAGAAGAAGCAGCGGCTGCACAGGTGGCTCGTTTAGCGGCTAGATTGAGAGAATTGGGGGAAAATCCAGATTTGTTATGA